The genomic stretch GAAGTTTGCAtgttggttcaaagaggttgaccagagaaattcaactggtcaaaactagggttccctagaccctatctcctataatttttgtcatatgaaaatgattccaagataaatattactctttatgacattccaaacaacttttatgtgTGCATCAAGAgataatttttcttggaaagtcaatttgtatggtgaaagattataggtcattttgtttgggccctagatggaaggtcaacttccaagaaccataacttgctcaatttttatgatatgaaggccatccaagtttcatgattaattgcaatatgtcttatccaacttttcttctttgagaaatgtaaaacTCTACTTGCAAGGGAATGTACCAAGGgtaaacattataggtcattttgtgccatcatcattgaacaagcaattttcctcaacttctaaaatctataactccctcatgaaagattcaaatggtgtcaaatttgttACCAACTTAATTAGGaatgaaatagctacaacttttgagaaagaaccattttcatttgaagctcataccaaaatttattcaaggatgatttgcacatgattttggacaTATTCATATCATTTCATGGGCCTTGTGCACGCCCATGAAAGCATGCAAGCATGTAAGATGACATTGATATTTTTGAAATTTGATTTAAAGTGTGTGAAAAGAAATTGGATGGCTATAAATACATTTCCCTTGAGCTCATAATGAGGACCCTTCTTCCCCAGCTTTGGTTCTGCAACTCTTCCACCCTCCATTGATATGATAACcttgaagatttctcttgaaatcgagcttcaattccaattctgttttagaattgaaactccaagggtCCAAGCCATTTGAtcatccatttcacttcctgcaagttggtagaagcaagccaagccaaattggaagcaagatcgaGCTCAATTGCATCAAGCCGAAGGTGATTTTAGtgaattttctcttcttcgattGTCCCTCAATTATCCACTATTTTGCTTcatctttggttgtctgaagacctaataatgtaggcaacaagattgagcTGCTTTGTGttcaaatcgaagcaactcaattcatactcctcaattttcaattcaCAATATCTCTCtctatatagtgagaattggaaaATTCTGAGGGAAGATTCGAGTTCCTGacatttttctcttcaaattagtgtatgcATCTTTAATTTTCATGAACATTGGTGGTTGACCAGTGCAGTGAagtccaccggagaagatgaccggagccctagctctgaTGATGTGTTGGCGTGTTTCCATATGATCATCTCCCCACgttctaatcctggcctttgttTTTTTTGACTCATTTTGCCACGCATTGACTGAAGTGCACCATAGACCTTTAACATGTGGccattagatctgccacctcaattaatgagggaggtcTGATGGCCGAAGTTTGttccatttattttattaattcTGACTTTATTTTAACTacctttattttgtttatttcatattaaattcatttttaatccaaaaagtttgggactttcaacaaaaatctttaaatattttcctcttccatactttgaatcaaaataattttttggattaattttgatattttttgtgaattaaatgatttttgacttgtttttaaatatttttaaatacttctgactttccaaaaattctaaattttttttacctttgaccttgtttgacctaggataaaccccttggccatttatttgttGATTTGAAGGGATTTAAGGTTTTGTCCTTTTAAAAATGTATTTTATTccatttttaatttgatttttagATGTTAATTGTTTAgaaatattgttgagccatttgattgactttgtgatatttgactttctgtttggccttgatcatggttaatttgaatttccatttgatcaatactatttGATTTATGGAGTTGATGAAATGAACATTTCttccctcaaaatgaatggataatattgatcagatgaaattcctcatatgatcaatttgggtttctatttccctttccctattcatcttcatccctcttctttcccaatccatcattgacgAGTGATTTCTCTACAAGttaaatgctagttgattcatcaatgaccttgtgtcagatgaatcaacatgatcctgattgagataggtccctcccattttatttttgtgtgtggtatgctttaaGAGCTTAgttctttgtaccatgtctctagcatgcattaacaccaacatttttattgccctacctcagatagttgtgacttctacataagtccaattacgattgcttagcataaagctaaatttgtcccaaaaggcataacattcttgtaagtgagattgtaagtctcccattcttcatggtattgtatggagacttgacattttttccatTTATATGAGCTAGTGGAGTACTTgttgatttatcctagttggaACCCTTCTCATAAATGgtgtcttggttcatgtcttcatacttgtgaatgaatgattgagtgttctccaaagaatgactaaaacCAATTGAATTCTTCattaacatttgactaacttcttaCTAATATTGCgttactttcaagtcatttacttaatgcaatttaaattttagtacctttatcattcattgccatttacatttcatgaaatatgtttatgttttagtcattttcacttttctcacttgagtcatatcttgtgattgtatatattgcGTGTTTGTTattttgttctgtttgtggtcttaggaccttaaaatacttaataacaataaaaaaccttaaaaaatatcttggtggactgttggacttgatatgaacttttggacttatAATAAGCAACTTCCCTctgctttgaggacttggccaatgcaactatttgagactgagctatcctTGATTGTGCTTTTCATCTAATGCAAACATTGAGTGCCCTTGGTTCATCTGCCACTTTATCTCTGTGCTTAAAGTGTTACactattattattgttgttgtttgatgattgttcctatgattttgtcacaaggaatatttcatcttAAACCTTTGAAGACATTTGAAGACTGCTTTCTtttggaatgcttgcttggatattatggccatctttatttgatgcctctaatattcatattaatttcttggatgtttgtttatgcttgttgcttgctcaaAAGTCCAGGGTATTCCTTTCATCTCCTCCTTTCCTTCTtaatttttaccatgaactacaaggttttgatacctcatttttatgttgatacgtaggcataagaccgaaggtcttgtcaaacacaaaaatataattaatgaattcttttctcatcccttcacTCCTTTTTTATCAAACATTATTTTCAACAAAAAAACACTTGgacacaaaaaagggctccctaggagtacctaggacactttgtgtgctaataccttccctttgtgtaaccaaccccattacctgtaatctctgagatttattagttttgatttgaaaacttcttatctttgggttttgtaCGTACTTATCCCTTctcctttggaaacaataaaaacgcggtgaCGACTCTAGTTTTTATTGACGTCGAGTTTACCAATAGCTCGATGGTCATCAATTTACCGCTACAAAATAAAAGTGGCGAATCTGCTGaggagtagtcctcagtgggtttagcctttttttgtgtgtgtatatatttgtatatttgatgtttgtttgtatatattgttgtGTGATACTTTGTCTATTATGCTTGGTGACttctgagtggtgagataagttctaactcgagCTTGAGTGCAACTTAAGATatgagggtggtatagtcatgttggcttTAAAGGAGTAGTCTTGAAAGACTTGATGTATGATCCCCCGCTCAATGGAGACCTGTTTtgagttactgatgtcacacgagtaagtcgtggatatgcattactttctctaattaGGGCTCTaagaagttgaggaccgtagaacatttaacaAAACTTAGCCTCTTTTTAGGATATAGTGCagagactattcaagtgtagacttgatagcagttgttacgcgatactacactcagacgagtttctcttgaaaatactatgggttgatgagtcagtcatcctaacccatagtatctgatagatgggatcataactctgggaactttttagaacatgatctacatgtttttatccttagtacactcctttgggatggttctcaacccgactccatgctcgtgactcacaacaaaccctttgattctcggttgatccgatcggtctcatcaatatcaatgtaacttaggtgttgataaggtgaagaacctaaatccaccaaaatggatgattgatcttgatgatgacttgatccatcccttgacctttgtttttgttttccttgtgtgtgatcccttatgTGTGATTGTCGCATTCATGCATACgtgtgcatcataacattcatcatagtAATAACATTTTGAAGGAACTAAGATCTTATTTGCAAATTATTTTTAGACCATGTATTATGGATGAAGAAACACTAAaaagtatagtttcagatgtcccgacttgagAGATTTAAGGAAactatcatcctttgtattagatcccttgtacttcaagaaacgtcatgggaagcttttatatatactgtctactgatgtggttgaaggacttttgagtgtctCGGTGCAGTTTTATGAAGCTCTCTATTGGTacttcacttttcctgattatcagcttgtgcccatgttataagagtatgcccatctcttgggtatgcccgtatctaacaaggtaccttttagtggattggaggagatcccgagatctcaagtcatagccgaagctcttcacttgaagaaatctgagattgatgctaATTTGCTGAAGAAAGGAGGGATTATagggttgacttatgagtttcTCCTTGGTAGAGCTACTTCCTTTTCTCAAGCAGGTAgcatggacgcttttgaagcaatctttgtcttgctcatctatggtatatctttgttccctaacattgacagttttattgatgttaacgccattagaatattcttgattgggaatcttgttccaactttgttgggtgacatgtatttctctttgcatttgaggaattctaagggtggtggaaccattgtgtgttgtgttcctcttctgtacaagtggtttatttcacacttgccacAGACGTCTGCTTTCTTTGAGAACCGACAAagtctacggtggtctcagagacttatgtctctcactaatgatgacattgtttggtatgattttgCTTTGGatagcttggatattattgacagttgtggtgagttctctaatgtgtctctcattggtacacaaggaggaatcaactacaaccctaccTTGGCCCGTCttcagcttgggttccccttgaaagataatcctaataacattcagttagagagtctattctatcaggagggtaaatatccccagAATCTGAAGAGAAgaatggtgcatgcttggcacaatgtTCATAGGAAGGGTAGAGTCGAGCTTGGTCgatgcaactgtgtagcttttgaagcttacactacttgggtgaagaagagagctcTAAAGTAtaagatgttgtatgcttgtgaaagacctatgtctatggttatggttgagccatcaactctccataaccaagatgtagaggaaTTGGGAGATGCACTTGCCcagatgaagcaagagagagatctttgggaagagcggttccatgctttgaaccgaaagcatgtggagttgcaacttgagtcaaaagacaaggatgcactcatTGAGTTCCTTGAAGAGCGCACAGTAAAGAGACACAGAGAgccagaggatttattttcctctagtgtgccttagccttccggtgcttggaagaatattgttgaTCGACTCGTCCTCGAGAAGGCTTACATGCAAAAAACTTCAAAGACAGAGATTCGgtgcatccgaaggaagtacactcCCTTGGCTAGTTCAattgctagggatccttaggatgatagtttccttttctcttgtatttatattttggtttctgaaattgtacttagtgtaatccttccaaattttatgaataaaaagagattttatggcaaattgaattgttattattgttgattactattattaattgaaaatatttgcaaattagactttgtatgttccttggaattaaaaacaataaaaaataaaacatctcatgcatcatttgcataataggTTTCTTCAGCGAGATGTCTTATggttcttcttctgtgtatctgacaagctgactcatcactatAAGACTCGAGCTAATCACCAGAGGAGAAAGGggcatcttgaacaagagaacatAGAGCTTAAGGGTGAGATTTCCAGGCTCACTGCTTTGATGGAGTATGTGATTGCCGCTCATAATCAACCATCTCCTcctcctacaactcctcctctTCAAAGGACTATGATTTCCGAGATTGCTTCAACGTCTATGCACGTAGTTGCTGCTAGCTAGTCTGTGCCTTCCATTcctgccagattcccgtggggaatgccatcAAACCTTGTGCCCGAAGGGTACGCTCTAACATTTTCTTCTATGCCGAAATCTAGCCCGGTCCTGTTTGTTCCTCCTCCCATTATGCATACTTTTCCCAGTGTAGAGGAaaccatttatcactctgagtcGTCTGAAAGCCCcgatgtctatgaaaagatggacgagatgaaagaccaattccttgagttgagAAAGGAATTGAAGCCCTTAAGGGGGAAGGATATGTTTGataagagtgttgttgagttgtgtttggtgcccaacgtcaagatcaTAGTCAAGTTAAAGGTCCTAGActtgaaaaatataagggaaatacctgTCCTCTGAGTTATCTTGTCATGTATGTTtgaaagatgtctactcagacagacAATGATCAACTACTCATCCATTACTTCCAGGACTGTCTAACTGGTGttgcactcagatggtatatgggcttggacaatGCTAACGTCcgtacttttaatgacttgggtGAGGCTTCGTCAAGTGTAACACCCCCCACACTAATACTACTCAAATACAACATACAATTGCATAATCAGAGTAAATTAAAGCATGCATACACGAGGGCATCACATTTACTTCTGCCAGAAACAACACATGCCATGGTCACATACAAGTAACACAAATTATAAATCAAAAACAAATAACCAACATGCAAACTCACACAGCGGAATAACATCTCTCTTCATAAATGGTAAATAATGATGATTCCCCTAAATCATCTCCCACAAAATATCGTTTTAGGCTCTAAGGCCACTCAACATCAAAACCAATGTATCCAAATAACAAGATAAAAGAGAGCACAACAATATctctcaacatcaaaacaaatacaaataatcccataaactcaagtgttacatgaccagagcactATAGACTACTTAGTTAAAACATAATAAGAACTAGCCTCCGAATCTAATCCTTGTGCGAAACACCACTATCTTTGGTACCTGAGCGATGTCGCAATAGAACACAATTCCAAcaaaagggtgagaattcaaatcattatagaAAAACATAATAATGTGAAATGTATAACAAACATACATATATTATTAGAATTTGTCACACTTCATACAAACGTGCATCATATCATCTTATTCAAGAATCACATGTTTACCATCATACAACATGGCTCAACAATCCACAAGTATTCATTTATAAATACTAAACGATGTACAAAAGTCATATTTCACAACATATCGATTTCATGTACATattatcatccatcatcatttacaaatcatcatcaaatacgtaaacaactttcacatgattccatgatgtatacaagtcaccatttcatcacatatatcacaaATATGCACACATATCACATCAATAACACATCCATAATTCACATCAAATGGATCACCTAAAACCCACGTATATGCATATTTACCAATATCATATCCACACAATCATATCATATAATCACACAAACAACAATTCACACTGACACGTGCGACTCAATGTGTGACTCAATGTGATATGCATGTGGATCCCATCCGTTATCATTTCCGGCTTGCCGGGTGTCTCTCAAATAGACTAGATAAGCACCTCTAAAGCTCTATTCGGCCTTAAGCTTTGAAACCCCATTCGGCGTTAGGTTTGGGACAAGTAAATAATCTACGCGAGATTACCCAACATTGCCTCTTTCATAGACTCATGCTAGTGTAAgtgtgcaacaacaacaacaagactCATGCAATTAAGACGATCACAATCCCTTAATCATACATAAGCATATCACATCCAACATTTGTACAACATACACCTAACATGTCTTCAATCCCAAACAATATATCAAATAGcattcatcatctcatcacaacatattaacataaagcaaacaagccaattcatgttattcatcaaattcaccaatttacatcatcacatacataatttcaagtattatgtttcttcacaaaatccatctaaaaccatccaatacatgccaaacaatagaaaacatgtcattcacattcaccacaCATATAACATACAATCACATTAGGATTCTTTTGATAAAATATTAATCTACTGTTATCAAAATGAATATCACGTTGTAGATAATATTCTTAGCTTCGTAACGGTCCAAACGACACCTCAAACGgagttacggttcaaaagttatTGAATTTACAAGTTTTTTAAAATGCTGTCAAAACCAGAAAATTTGTTGTTGTGAAATGCAGTAAAAAAACAGAAAATTTGCCGTTGCGAAAATGCCgtcaaaaatcagaaaatttgCTGTTGCAAAAATGCTGCTGTCCAGCACGAATTTTCATCATAAAACCACATTAatccatcatttttcatgaaataaatagTTATACAACCTATATATATCATATAGCAACTATTAGGATCATAGAAGCAAGATTCTAAGCTCCACTAATTCTCACCAAAATCTcaaatcaaccattttcaagtGAAACTCAAACATGTAATTATACGCCAAATCATGTTCTATACATACCCATTCATGGAATTCAATATAGAAAcatcatagcataacataaacatcaatttcatggattaaaacataaatacatgttagggtttctcaaaaatcaaaatctCCAAATCCTAAGTTCATGATATCTAACCCACATACATTACATACATTATGTTTATCCATAACCACTTGAAatctcacccttaccttagtATAGATGAAATCTCTAGGTCCTTCTTCTTCTAGTTTACTCTTCTCCTCTTTCCCTTCTCTTCTCTTCTATGCTctcttcttctcttttttttccAAAACTAACTCTAATCTCTAAAACCATTACTGCCTTTTTAACTCATAATGGGCTTAACCCACTTATCCATTCGTTCTAATTAATTAGGCATATTACTAGACAATTTCTATTTCTACTCATAAAATAcaattattcaaataacacatatattcaaataatcaccagaacatatatttaattaattatcatacctaataatgattaattaaaagaaacacctaataaataaatacagaaattaaatcggggtgttacagctCTCCCCCACTTGAAATATATTCATCCTCGTAAATTACCTCAAGTAAACAACTCGGGATATGAATCCCTCATATGACTCTCAAGCTCCCACGTCACATTTCCACTAGCCATTCCTCCCCAAATGACTTTGACCAAAGCGATCTCTTTACCACGGAGTTGTTTCACCTCTCTATCTTCTATCCACATAGGTAATGTCTCCATGGTCAAATTATATCTAACCTCAACATCATCTAATTGgacaacatgcgaaggatccgcaatgTATCTCCTCAATTGAGACATGTGAAACACATCATGGAGATTAGCGAGTGACGGCGGCAACGTAACCCGATACGCCACATCACCTAATTTCTCGGAAACCTGATATGGACCATAAAATACGGCGTTAACTTACACGACTTCAATGCTCTACCAACACCTATTACCGGTGTAACTCTTAAAAACACATGATCATCTACCGCAAACTCAAGCGCTTTCCTtctcttatcatggtaactcttctgacGAATATGAgaaaccttcatcttctcttTGATCATTTTAATCTTATTAATAATTTGTTGAACTATCTCAGGTgcaaccacaacactctctccagattcgtaccaacacaaaggtgtcctacaccttctaccatacaaagcttTAAATGGAGCCATACCAATACTtgaatgaaaactattgttgtaggtaaactcaatcaaaggcaaataactatcccaagcacctccctgTTCCAAAACACAGGCTCTCAAAAGATCCTGaagcgactgaatcgtcctctcagtctgaccatctgtctgtggatgataagcagaactcaaaCACCACTTTGTACCCAAAGCAGattgcaaaccttcccaaaatctcgaagtgaaccttGCATCCCTATCTGACACAATGCTAGGCAAAATACCATGCAAACTgacaattttctcaatatacagctTTGCAAGCCTCTCCAtcggataatccattctaatcggaataAAGTGAGCAGATTTCGTCAACATGTCCATAATaacccaaatagcttcacaattaCTCGGAGTCCTAGGTAAACCATAAACAAAATGCATagaaatactatcccatttccattcaGGAATAGATAACGGTTGTAACAAACCtgacggcttctgatgctcaatcttcgatTTCTGACAAATCAAACACGAATACACAAATTCCACTATCTCTTTCTTCATACCAGGCCACCAAAATAATTTCCtcaaatcttgatacatcttagtagcacaAGGATGAATACTtaaaccactacgatgtccttcatcaagaatcctctttctcaaatccgaaacatcgggaacacaaactctatcatgacacctcatgataccattctcatcaatctgAAAATCACCACCTTTACCTTGTATGATCAACGTCAATCGATCTACCAAAACCAAATCAGATTTCTGACCTTCTTGAATCTCATCCAAAATTCCACTAGTAAGCTTCAATATACCAAGCTTCACTCCAAAAGAAGTCTCTTCATAAACCAAACTCATATCTCGAAATTGTTCAAGCAAATCCAATTCTCGCACCATCAACATCGACATATGCAAATATTTCCTACTCAAAGCGTCGGCTACAACATTCGCTTTGccaggatggtaattcaaaccaaaatcataatccttgaagaattccaaccatctcctttgcctcatattcaactctttcttATCGAACAAATAATTCAAACTCTTGTGGTAACTAAACACATTGAATCTCAacccaaacaaataatgtctccaaatctTCAAAACAAGCACAATAACAGCTAATTCCAAATCATGAGTCAGATAGTTCCTCTCATGCACTTGgagttgccttgaagcataagctacaacttgTTGATACTGCATTAACACACCTCTTAAATCCATCAAAGAAGCATGGCAATACACAACAAATGGTTCTGATGGATTCGGTAAAATCAAAACAGGAGCAATAGTCAATCTCATCTTCAGCTCTTGAAAACTATCTTCACACTATGcagtccaaatgaaagcttgacctttcctagtcaaaTGCGTTAACGACAAAGATATCTTAGAAAAGCCTTCAATAAACTTTCGATAATAACTTGCCAAACCAAGAAAACTACGAATCTCAGACACAGATTTCGGCGCTTCCTATTGAGATATAGCCTcaatcttagaaggatcaaccgAAATACCACCACTAGAGATCACATGGCCTtggaaactcacttccttcaaccaaAACTCGCACTTTGAAAGTTTAGCAAACAACTGCTTCTCTTTCAATACAGATTAAACAATCCTCAAATGCACAGCATGATCCTCTTCATTCTTCGAATAGATCAAAATATCATTGATAAACACAACGACAAACTTATCGAgatatttatgaaaaataaaattcatGTACCCCATAAATACACTAGGTGCATTcgtcacaccgaaaggcatcaccgAATACTCATCgtgtccataccttgttctaaaagtagtcttctgaatatctttaGCTTTCACACGGATCTGgtgatacccagacctcaaatcaatcttgttaaacacacaagcaccaaccaactgatccatcaaatcatcaatcctcaGAAGCATATACTTATTCTTGATAGTAACCTTATTCAGTTATCTGTAATCCtcacacaacctcatagtaccttcttcCTTCTTAACTAACAAGACAGGTGCACCCCATGGTGACACACTCAGACGAATAAACCTCTTATCAAGTAAATCTTCtagttgactcttcaactctaTCAACTCAGATGGTGACATCCGTTACGGAGCCATCAATACCGGACTAGTACCAGGAATTAAATCAATCGTCAACTCAACTTCACGTTCAGGCGAGAAATCTCTAACCTCATCAGGAAACACTTTAGGACAATCACGAACAACTGGAAATTCACCCATTGTTCTATTTTCATTAAGCTTCAAACTTGCCACCAACATAAACACTTCAGCACCATTTCGCATAGATTCATTCACTTGTTGAGTAGACAAGGATAAATCACCTTCCTTCTCTGGCTCAAGAAAAAGAACAGCTTTCgcaaaacaattgatatagacaGGGTTGGCCCTCAACCAGTCCATTCCCAAAATAACATCAAGTTGACTCAATGGAAGACACACTAAATCAACTTCAAAATCATTATCACAAATATTCAACGGACATTTCAAACAAACAGATGAAGTAGTCACTGAACCCATAGTCGTAGTATCAATAACCATGCTTCCACGCATAACAGATAACTCAACATTCaatctcttagcacaatccaaatAAATAAAAGAATTCATTGCACCGATATCAATAATAGCAATCAAAGGCATATtattaataaagcacgtacctcGAATCAATCTTTCCTTAGCAGAAGTATCAACACTGGACAATGCAAACACTTTCCCTTTGGCTTGTTCCTTCTTCGGCTTATTACACTTGGTACTAATGTGCCCTTGCTCACCACAGTTGTAGCAAGTCACATTCGAACCAACTCTGCAATCAAAAGATTTGTGACCTTGCTTGCCACACTTGAAAGAAGTCACGTTGACCTTAGGACATTCGGGAGCATGATGTCCCTCAACACCACATCTGAAGCACTTGTCAGGAGTGTGAGATCGTCCCCCACTCGGCTTCTTGCCATCATAAGCTTTCTTCTTACCATCATACGACTTCCATCGGAATCAcccttttcatttcttattatgCAAGGACTTGTAATGAGAAGCACTCTCACGGCAATCCTCATCATAGATCCtactcttgttaaccaactcaGAAAATCTcgtaatctgttggtaaccaattGCCTTCTTGATATCAggtctcaagccattcacaaacttaAGACACTTggatctctcagcattagcagtattaTAATGGGGACAAAATTTGATAAACTCCTCAAACTTTGCAGCATACTCAGCTACGGTACCATTACCTTGCTTTAACTCAAGGAATTAAATTTCCTTCTTTCAACGAACATCTTATGGAAAATACTTCTCTAGAAAAGCATCATGGAAAAGTTCCCAAGTCACTTTAGTGCCATCCTCATCAAATCTCTGAATAGTGTTGCCCCACCAATCCTTAGCTTCTTTCTCAAGCACATGAGTGCCAAACTGCACCTTCTGCGCATCTGAACAGTT from Lathyrus oleraceus cultivar Zhongwan6 chromosome 7, CAAS_Psat_ZW6_1.0, whole genome shotgun sequence encodes the following:
- the LOC127103988 gene encoding uncharacterized protein LOC127103988, which gives rise to MACVVYGRSKCDSLVKMVAGRNDDALAEELTLLAGAIPQMNVGDRERDADEFRALGKFQRNNLPTFEGAHEPDKAQEWLKKVQFGTHVLEKEAKDWWGNTIQRFDEDGTKQGNGTVAEYAAKFEEFIKFCPHYNTANAERSKCLKFVNGLRPDIKKAIGYQQITRFSELVNKSRIYDEDCRESASHYKSLHNKK